A window from Dendrosporobacter quercicolus encodes these proteins:
- the iolC gene encoding 5-dehydro-2-deoxygluconokinase encodes MHKVSFDQSKKFDIICVGRIAVDFNPVDLNQPLESSTTFKKYLGGSPANIAVGMARLGKKAGFIGKVSNDQMGRFVTGFFEKEGIDTSQVCIAGDGEFIGLTFTEILSPAQSSILMNRNFAADLSLNPTEVSEDYIKNSKILLLSGTALAASPSREATLLALEYAKKHNIKVVFDLDYRSYTWKYKEEIALYYSIVARRSDILLGSREEFDLMESTLFSAKNDDRTTADYWLSCGNQIVVIKHGKDGSTAYTADGESFTIKPFPVKSLKGFGGGDGYASAFICGLLENWDIIDCLEFGSASAAMLVASHACSEDMPAFEAVREFIKTKKAEYGEMIARG; translated from the coding sequence ATGCATAAGGTTTCGTTCGATCAGTCCAAAAAGTTTGATATTATCTGTGTTGGAAGAATCGCGGTGGATTTTAATCCGGTGGATTTAAATCAGCCGTTGGAATCTAGCACCACGTTTAAAAAATATCTGGGCGGCTCTCCGGCCAATATCGCTGTTGGAATGGCCAGACTGGGGAAAAAAGCGGGCTTTATCGGTAAAGTATCGAATGATCAGATGGGCAGATTTGTCACCGGTTTTTTTGAGAAGGAAGGGATTGATACTTCTCAGGTTTGTATTGCCGGCGACGGTGAGTTTATTGGGCTGACTTTTACTGAAATACTAAGTCCTGCGCAAAGCAGTATTTTAATGAACCGGAATTTTGCCGCTGATTTATCTTTAAACCCAACTGAAGTAAGCGAAGATTATATCAAAAACAGCAAAATACTGCTGCTTTCCGGAACAGCCCTGGCGGCCAGTCCTTCACGTGAAGCCACGCTGCTGGCACTGGAATATGCCAAAAAACACAATATTAAGGTTGTCTTTGATCTTGATTATCGCAGTTATACCTGGAAATATAAAGAAGAAATAGCCCTTTACTATTCGATCGTTGCCAGAAGAAGCGACATCCTCCTGGGATCGCGTGAAGAATTTGATCTGATGGAAAGTACGCTTTTTTCAGCGAAAAATGATGACCGGACTACAGCGGATTACTGGCTGTCCTGCGGCAATCAAATTGTCGTCATAAAACATGGCAAAGATGGTTCTACCGCTTATACGGCTGACGGCGAGTCTTTTACGATTAAGCCGTTTCCGGTAAAAAGCCTGAAGGGCTTTGGCGGCGGCGACGGATATGCTTCGGCTTTCATTTGCGGTTTACTGGAAAACTGGGACATCATTGATTGCCTTGAATTTGGCAGCGCGTCCGCCGCAATGCTGGTTGCCAGTCATGCCTGCTCTGAGGATATGCCGGCGTTTGAGGCTGTACGGGAATTTATCAAAACCAAAAAGGCGGAGTATGGGGAAATGATTGCCCGGGGTTAA
- a CDS encoding amino acid ABC transporter ATP-binding protein, with product MNMICLKNIRKSFNNLEVLKGIDLQVGQGEVVAIIGPSGSGKSTLLRCLNRLETIDQGCIEIEGEILATETADGGCQYAREDKARAICHKMGMVFQQFNLFPHMTVLDNIIEAPMIVKGIRREIIIPEAEELLRKVGLAEKRDNYPSRLSGGQKQRVAIARALAMKPDIMLFDEPTSALDPELTGEVLKAMRQLAQEHMTMLVVTHEMAFAREVAHRVIFMDNGEIVESGTPEQLFGKPQHDRTKAFLDSML from the coding sequence ATGAACATGATTTGTTTAAAAAATATCCGTAAAAGTTTTAACAATCTTGAGGTTTTAAAAGGAATTGACCTGCAAGTCGGCCAAGGTGAAGTTGTGGCCATCATTGGTCCGTCCGGCTCGGGAAAAAGTACGCTGCTGCGCTGCCTAAACCGCCTGGAAACCATTGATCAAGGCTGTATTGAAATAGAAGGAGAAATTCTGGCGACTGAAACCGCCGACGGGGGCTGCCAATATGCGCGTGAGGATAAAGCCCGCGCAATCTGCCATAAAATGGGGATGGTATTTCAGCAGTTTAATTTATTTCCCCATATGACCGTGCTGGATAATATTATTGAAGCGCCAATGATCGTCAAAGGAATCAGGCGGGAAATCATCATTCCCGAAGCTGAAGAACTGTTGCGTAAGGTTGGCTTAGCGGAAAAGCGGGATAACTATCCCTCCAGACTGTCCGGCGGCCAAAAACAGCGGGTAGCCATCGCCAGAGCTTTGGCGATGAAGCCGGATATTATGTTGTTCGATGAACCGACCTCGGCGCTTGATCCAGAACTGACCGGCGAGGTCTTAAAGGCCATGCGGCAGCTTGCTCAGGAGCATATGACCATGCTGGTGGTCACGCATGAGATGGCTTTTGCCCGTGAGGTTGCCCACCGGGTCATTTTTATGGACAATGGCGAAATTGTCGAAAGCGGGACGCCGGAGCAGTTGTTTGGCAAGCCTCAGCATGACCGGACCAAAGCATTTCTTGACAGTATGTTATAG
- a CDS encoding metal-sensitive transcriptional regulator, with amino-acid sequence MLTAKEKADLCQRLRKVSGQINGIDKMVEDGRYCVDILQQILAARAALNKVALLILESHAKSCIVTAIKEDRAEQSIDEFMDVLKQFNK; translated from the coding sequence GTGTTAACAGCGAAAGAGAAAGCAGATTTATGCCAGCGATTAAGGAAGGTCTCCGGCCAAATTAACGGTATTGACAAGATGGTGGAGGACGGGCGTTATTGTGTTGATATCTTGCAGCAAATTCTGGCGGCCCGCGCCGCCCTGAACAAGGTCGCGCTGCTTATTCTGGAGAGCCATGCCAAAAGCTGCATTGTGACAGCCATCAAAGAAGACCGGGCGGAGCAAAGTATTGATGAATTTATGGATGTGTTAAAACAATTCAACAAATAA
- a CDS encoding glycosyltransferase family protein, with protein sequence MNPKAISFITCVNNDEWYQECLLYIHRLEVPDGYTVDTIAVRDAVSMAGGLNQGMRGSDAKYKVYLHQDVFIVNRHFIKDILTIFANPAIGLIGVVGSRSIPPNGIWWEAQTIFGQVYDSHRGRLEKLSFQAIDQEYAETDCVDGLLMATQYDLPWREDLFTGWHCYDLSQCGEFRRRNYKVAVPRQEEAWCIHDCGVTRMDNDYHHYREIFVKEYLGH encoded by the coding sequence ATGAATCCTAAAGCAATCAGTTTTATTACCTGCGTAAACAACGACGAATGGTATCAGGAGTGTCTGTTATATATCCATCGCCTCGAGGTTCCCGACGGGTATACGGTTGACACGATCGCGGTACGGGATGCGGTATCGATGGCCGGGGGGCTGAATCAGGGGATGCGCGGGAGCGATGCTAAGTATAAGGTGTATTTGCATCAGGACGTTTTCATTGTTAACCGGCATTTTATCAAAGATATTCTGACGATTTTTGCCAATCCGGCGATTGGCCTGATCGGTGTAGTGGGCAGCCGGTCAATTCCGCCAAACGGCATATGGTGGGAAGCCCAAACGATCTTTGGCCAGGTATATGATAGCCACCGGGGCCGGCTGGAAAAGCTGTCATTTCAGGCAATTGATCAGGAATACGCCGAAACTGATTGTGTGGACGGCCTGCTGATGGCTACCCAATACGACCTGCCCTGGCGGGAAGATCTTTTTACCGGCTGGCATTGTTACGATTTATCCCAGTGCGGCGAATTTCGCCGGCGGAATTATAAAGTAGCTGTACCCAGGCAGGAGGAAGCATGGTGTATTCATGACTGCGGCGTCACCAGGATGGATAATGACTATCATCACTACCGTGAAATCTTTGTGAAGGAATATTTAGGGCATTGA
- a CDS encoding amino acid ABC transporter permease, with product METILAMLEPMLAGAGVTLQMFFITLALSLPLGLLAALARLSGIKPLSFLVEVYIWLMRGTPLMLQLLFVYYALPLIPYIGVRLPDFPAALLAFVFNYAAYFAEIFRAGIQSIERGQYEAGKALGMTYVQTMKRIILPQMIKRVLPPISNETITLVKDTSLIYVLAMNDLLRTARTIVQRDFDMTPFIIAGIFYLMMTLVLTWFFNKLEKRYAAYDE from the coding sequence ATGGAAACAATCCTTGCCATGCTTGAGCCGATGCTGGCAGGCGCAGGTGTAACCCTGCAAATGTTTTTTATCACTTTGGCGCTATCCCTGCCGTTAGGGCTGCTGGCGGCATTAGCCCGGCTGTCCGGGATCAAGCCGCTGAGTTTTCTGGTGGAAGTATATATCTGGCTGATGCGGGGAACGCCGTTGATGCTGCAGCTCCTGTTTGTCTATTATGCGTTGCCCCTGATCCCTTATATTGGGGTGCGGCTGCCGGATTTTCCAGCGGCATTGCTTGCTTTTGTTTTTAATTACGCCGCCTATTTCGCTGAAATCTTCCGCGCCGGCATTCAATCGATTGAACGGGGGCAGTATGAGGCCGGGAAGGCCCTGGGAATGACCTATGTGCAGACGATGAAAAGAATTATTCTGCCCCAGATGATCAAGCGGGTGCTGCCGCCGATTAGCAATGAAACAATTACGCTGGTCAAAGACACTTCTTTAATTTATGTGCTGGCGATGAATGATTTGCTTAGAACGGCCAGAACAATTGTTCAGCGTGATTTTGATATGACTCCATTTATCATTGCCGGGATATTTTACCTGATGATGACGTTAGTGCTTACCTGGTTTTTTAATAAACTGGAGAAACGCTATGCAGCATATGATGAGTAG
- a CDS encoding DUF6612 family protein encodes MRMFKCIVLLLAVFIMAQGGAASAAGAAAPELDARKTVDQAYRQFLELESYHMKVDILAELEAKGKKVKSYTTSEGDIRLKPLLGKNMLKATLYIDEQRIEQQIEQYFQEEGSQLVVYSNIDHQWLKEVMPYLQPANEYQGYLKAIKDVTFLRENGSSLIFAVTVDAAYAAGNLEHYIGSAGIKDQKVRQSLEALREAMTNAGDFNYTLTIDKQSAAIINVHMDFTELMARLSSTLLESPATPEEQKQLIREVFSNMRLVVDADFSQLNGIGNIVIPAEAKQAEEPAVK; translated from the coding sequence ATGCGAATGTTCAAATGTATCGTCTTGCTGCTGGCTGTTTTTATTATGGCGCAGGGTGGCGCGGCCAGTGCCGCCGGCGCTGCTGCACCGGAACTGGATGCCCGGAAAACTGTTGATCAAGCTTATCGGCAGTTTTTAGAGCTGGAGAGTTATCATATGAAGGTCGATATTTTAGCGGAACTGGAGGCAAAAGGGAAAAAGGTAAAATCTTATACCACCAGTGAAGGAGATATTCGCCTAAAGCCCCTGCTGGGGAAAAATATGCTGAAGGCTACCCTGTATATTGATGAGCAAAGAATTGAGCAACAGATTGAGCAATATTTTCAGGAAGAAGGCAGCCAGCTTGTCGTTTATTCCAATATCGATCATCAGTGGCTTAAAGAAGTGATGCCGTATCTGCAGCCGGCCAATGAATACCAAGGCTATCTGAAAGCAATCAAAGACGTAACTTTCTTGCGGGAAAACGGCAGCAGCCTGATTTTTGCAGTGACCGTTGACGCCGCTTACGCCGCCGGCAATCTGGAGCATTATATCGGCTCGGCCGGGATAAAGGATCAGAAGGTCAGACAAAGCCTGGAAGCACTGCGGGAAGCCATGACCAATGCCGGCGATTTTAACTATACGCTGACCATTGACAAGCAATCGGCCGCAATCATCAATGTTCACATGGATTTTACCGAACTCATGGCCCGCCTAAGCAGCACTTTGCTGGAATCCCCCGCTACGCCTGAGGAGCAAAAACAGCTGATCAGGGAAGTTTTCAGCAATATGCGGCTGGTGGTTGACGCCGATTTTTCTCAGCTTAACGGTATCGGCAATATTGTTATTCCAGCCGAGGCCAAACAGGCTGAGGAACCGGCGGTAAAATAA
- a CDS encoding heavy metal translocating P-type ATPase, translating into MSSQGTSGKSTTVNLKIAGMSCAACAARIEKGLARLDGVELATVNFAAEKAGITFDPAKLKLSDIGEKIGKLGFQVVADKAEFKISGMSCAACAARVEKSLRSMPGVYRATVNFAAEKAAVEYSAGALTVGELQERVRRIGFEAHNIADASEVDREKKVRQEEIRSQRFRLIFSAVLSLPLLGAMIFHSLGIMGSVSHALMNPYVQLALATPVQFVAGWPFYRGAYAALKNGSANMDVLVAMGTSAAYFYSIANVITGDPHLYFETSAILITLIILGKLLEATAKGRTSEAIKALMGLQAKTARVVRSDGEAEVPVEDVQAGDIIIVRPGEKVPVDGIIIEGTSTLDESMLTGESVPVDKKAGDQVAGATINKFGSFKFQATKVGKDTALAQIVKIVEEAQGSKAPIQRFADIVSGYFVPSVVSLAVLTFAAWYFIFDPGNFSRALVNFTAVMVIACPCALGLATPTSIMVGTGKGAEHGILIKGAEHLENAHRLTTIVLDKTGTITKGQPEVTDIIAVGALSRQDVLTIAAQAEKQSEHPLAQAIVKYSREQGLAAAEAQDFTAIPGQGVKASIGGRNIFVGTRKLMRENNIAIEAELAKIEQLEQQGKTVMLLAVEQAIAGLIAVADTVKDSSAQAVAELQQLGIEVWLITGDNERAARAIAAKVGVQNVMSEVLPEHKAKKVEALKKEGKVVAMVGDGINDAPALATADVGFAIGTGTDVAIEAADITLMRGDLQGVVAAIRLSKATMRNIKQNLFWALIYNSVGIPIAAAGYLSPVLAGAAMASSSVSVVINALRLKRFQP; encoded by the coding sequence GTGAGCAGTCAGGGAACCAGTGGTAAAAGCACCACAGTTAATCTGAAAATAGCGGGAATGTCCTGCGCCGCCTGCGCTGCCAGAATCGAGAAAGGTTTGGCGCGCCTGGACGGGGTAGAGCTGGCGACAGTAAATTTTGCCGCGGAAAAGGCCGGAATTACTTTTGATCCGGCTAAGCTGAAGTTAAGTGATATTGGCGAGAAAATCGGGAAGCTGGGCTTCCAGGTGGTAGCCGATAAAGCGGAATTTAAAATTTCCGGCATGAGCTGCGCCGCCTGTGCGGCCAGGGTGGAGAAAAGCCTGCGGTCAATGCCCGGCGTTTATCGCGCTACCGTCAATTTTGCTGCCGAAAAAGCTGCTGTTGAATACAGCGCCGGTGCGTTAACTGTCGGTGAGCTGCAGGAAAGAGTGCGGCGGATCGGGTTTGAAGCGCATAATATCGCCGATGCCAGTGAAGTCGACCGGGAAAAAAAGGTCCGGCAGGAGGAAATTCGCAGTCAGCGCTTCCGCCTTATCTTCTCGGCGGTATTGTCCCTGCCGCTGTTAGGGGCCATGATTTTCCATTCCCTGGGCATTATGGGATCAGTCAGCCACGCGTTAATGAACCCTTATGTCCAGCTGGCGCTGGCGACTCCGGTCCAGTTTGTGGCCGGCTGGCCGTTTTACCGCGGAGCCTATGCGGCTTTAAAGAATGGCAGCGCCAATATGGATGTATTGGTGGCGATGGGAACGTCGGCGGCCTATTTCTATAGTATTGCCAATGTCATTACCGGCGACCCTCATTTATACTTTGAAACCTCTGCGATACTTATTACACTGATTATACTGGGTAAATTGCTTGAAGCAACCGCCAAAGGACGAACATCAGAGGCCATTAAGGCTTTGATGGGCCTGCAGGCCAAAACAGCCCGGGTAGTTCGTAGCGATGGAGAAGCTGAAGTGCCGGTTGAGGACGTTCAGGCCGGTGACATCATCATCGTGCGGCCGGGCGAGAAGGTACCGGTGGACGGGATTATTATCGAAGGAACCTCGACCCTGGATGAATCAATGCTGACAGGAGAAAGTGTTCCAGTGGACAAGAAGGCCGGCGACCAAGTGGCGGGAGCGACCATCAATAAATTTGGCTCCTTTAAATTTCAAGCCACCAAAGTAGGCAAGGACACTGCCCTTGCCCAGATTGTAAAAATTGTCGAAGAGGCGCAAGGCTCGAAAGCGCCTATCCAGCGTTTTGCCGACATTGTTTCCGGCTATTTTGTGCCCAGTGTCGTAAGTCTGGCCGTGTTAACTTTTGCCGCCTGGTATTTTATCTTTGATCCGGGCAACTTCTCCCGTGCCCTGGTCAACTTTACCGCTGTCATGGTAATCGCCTGCCCGTGCGCCCTGGGTCTGGCCACACCGACTTCAATTATGGTGGGCACCGGCAAAGGGGCGGAGCATGGCATACTGATCAAAGGCGCAGAACATCTCGAAAACGCCCATCGTTTAACCACTATTGTTTTAGATAAGACGGGGACCATCACCAAAGGCCAGCCCGAAGTTACCGATATTATCGCTGTAGGCGCGCTTTCCAGGCAGGACGTTTTAACAATCGCGGCCCAGGCCGAAAAACAGTCCGAGCATCCACTGGCCCAGGCTATCGTTAAATACAGCCGGGAGCAGGGGCTTGCAGCAGCGGAGGCGCAAGACTTTACCGCTATCCCCGGACAGGGGGTAAAAGCGAGTATCGGCGGACGGAATATATTCGTTGGAACCCGTAAACTAATGCGGGAAAACAATATCGCAATTGAAGCGGAGCTGGCCAAAATTGAACAACTTGAACAGCAGGGTAAAACAGTCATGCTGCTGGCGGTTGAGCAGGCAATTGCGGGACTGATTGCTGTGGCTGACACGGTAAAGGACAGTTCGGCGCAGGCCGTAGCAGAATTGCAGCAGCTGGGGATCGAAGTCTGGCTGATCACCGGCGACAATGAGCGGGCAGCCCGGGCCATCGCCGCCAAGGTGGGTGTACAAAATGTCATGTCCGAAGTGCTGCCTGAGCATAAAGCGAAAAAAGTAGAAGCGCTGAAAAAAGAAGGCAAGGTCGTGGCGATGGTGGGAGACGGTATTAATGACGCGCCGGCGCTGGCGACAGCCGATGTCGGTTTTGCCATTGGAACCGGAACCGATGTTGCCATCGAGGCGGCTGATATTACGCTGATGCGGGGAGACCTGCAGGGGGTAGTGGCAGCCATTAGGTTAAGCAAGGCGACCATGCGCAACATCAAACAAAATCTGTTTTGGGCGCTCATCTATAATTCGGTCGGCATTCCTATTGCGGCGGCCGGATATCTATCGCCGGTGCTGGCTGGCGCGGCCATGGCGTCCAGCTCTGTTTCAGTAGTAATCAATGCGTTGCGTTTAAAACGTTTTCAACCCTAA
- a CDS encoding class II fructose-bisphosphate aldolase yields MSLVNMTDMLKQAEEKNYAVGSFSVLNMEMIIGTIKAAEELKSPVMLQIAEGRLGYAPLALIGPMMLSAARAASVPVAVHLDHGLRVPTIKYALDLGFTSVMYDGSKVSLQDNIETTKQVIRLAWQYGATAEAEIGKVGGSEDGSEDLELMATPVEDAQRFYEETKVDALAVAIGNAHGVYKSAPQLQFDRLAKLDKVVGTALVLHGGSGITVEDFRKCIDLGIRKINVMTAALNRITAETKILAKEKPDFNYYDYTQCAVNAVYQNTKEHILAFRSENKA; encoded by the coding sequence ATGTCACTTGTCAACATGACGGACATGTTAAAGCAAGCGGAAGAAAAGAATTATGCCGTAGGGTCATTTAGCGTATTGAATATGGAAATGATTATCGGAACGATTAAGGCGGCTGAAGAATTAAAATCACCGGTGATGCTGCAGATTGCTGAGGGCCGGCTGGGTTATGCCCCACTGGCGCTGATCGGTCCAATGATGCTGAGTGCGGCGAGAGCGGCAAGCGTACCTGTGGCTGTGCATTTGGATCATGGCTTAAGGGTACCGACAATTAAGTATGCCCTGGATCTTGGTTTTACCTCGGTCATGTATGACGGTTCGAAAGTATCGCTGCAGGACAATATTGAAACAACCAAGCAGGTCATCCGGCTGGCTTGGCAATATGGAGCTACAGCCGAAGCGGAAATTGGAAAAGTGGGCGGCAGCGAGGATGGCTCGGAAGATTTGGAGTTAATGGCGACTCCGGTTGAGGATGCCCAGCGCTTTTATGAAGAAACGAAGGTCGATGCTCTGGCTGTAGCAATCGGCAATGCTCATGGCGTATATAAAAGCGCGCCGCAACTGCAATTTGACCGCTTGGCCAAATTGGATAAAGTGGTTGGAACGGCATTGGTTTTACATGGCGGCTCGGGAATTACGGTTGAGGATTTCAGAAAATGCATTGATTTGGGCATTCGGAAAATTAATGTGATGACGGCGGCTCTTAACCGGATTACCGCTGAAACTAAAATTCTGGCGAAAGAGAAACCGGACTTTAATTATTACGACTACACCCAATGCGCCGTAAATGCCGTATATCAAAATACCAAAGAACACATTCTTGCTTTTAGAAGTGAAAATAAAGCGTAA
- a CDS encoding bifunctional glycosyltransferase family 2 protein/class I SAM-dependent methyltransferase — protein sequence MKTSIIILTYNQLEYTRQCIESIRTYTAAGGYELIIVDAGSTDGTVDWLTQQEDLQVLYNERKVGFIQGYNQGMRQAAGDQVLLLRNDAVVTVNWLTNLLECLYSSAAVGAVGPMTNQGGNGQAAAANYQNLTEMQVFAQFYNQVMSRDWEERLKLLDFCLLIKKEVVDKVGYFDETLSPLGFEDDDYSFRIRLAGYKLLLSKNTFIHTAGSIPFVAAAENRAKFMAKWGFDPTYSSLIRHDIISLMDKPHDQPIKVLDIGCACGGTLLQIKNIYPQADTSGIEFNEQAAASASLFADVIAADVEQTCLPYPQENFDYIILADVLEHLKDPWQALANLRPYLKADGQILASIPNVTHFTVLRSLLQGNWHYVEAGILDRTHLRFFTLPEIVKLFNQAQYGIIQYLPLRIYESAADQAFIQQLAAVSKNPQLSEQVRAYQYLVKAVKAPAAGVLTPHPVMELQKLIFLLRRIEQNIQPEENLQVLFSYLDNRHASPDQIVQAALIGLTNPGESLLKLTFGCIKHGYRQYAQTILDLAHAISPGSMNTGLQCLRDILKGANPAGRNKTEVNHES from the coding sequence ATGAAAACAAGTATTATCATTCTGACTTATAATCAACTGGAATACACCAGGCAATGCATTGAAAGCATCCGTACTTATACCGCAGCAGGCGGGTATGAGCTGATCATCGTTGACGCCGGCTCTACTGACGGTACGGTTGATTGGCTGACACAGCAAGAGGATTTGCAGGTACTGTATAATGAGCGTAAGGTTGGCTTTATCCAGGGGTACAACCAGGGGATGCGGCAGGCGGCGGGCGACCAGGTCCTGCTGCTCAGAAATGATGCTGTAGTTACTGTAAACTGGCTGACCAATTTGCTGGAATGCTTGTACAGCAGCGCAGCGGTCGGCGCAGTGGGGCCAATGACAAACCAGGGCGGCAATGGTCAGGCTGCCGCTGCCAATTACCAAAACTTGACCGAAATGCAGGTTTTTGCTCAATTTTATAATCAGGTTATGTCCCGGGATTGGGAGGAAAGACTCAAACTACTGGATTTTTGTCTGCTTATCAAAAAAGAAGTTGTTGACAAAGTGGGCTATTTTGATGAGACCCTTTCACCGTTGGGGTTTGAAGACGATGACTACTCCTTCCGGATACGGCTGGCAGGTTATAAGCTGTTGTTGAGCAAAAATACCTTTATTCATACTGCCGGCAGCATACCGTTTGTTGCCGCCGCTGAAAATCGCGCTAAATTTATGGCTAAGTGGGGCTTTGATCCGACTTATTCAAGCCTTATCAGGCATGACATTATTAGCTTGATGGATAAACCGCATGACCAGCCGATCAAAGTATTGGATATCGGCTGCGCCTGCGGCGGTACTTTGCTGCAGATAAAAAATATCTACCCGCAGGCTGATACCTCCGGGATTGAGTTCAATGAGCAGGCAGCCGCAAGCGCCAGCTTATTCGCCGATGTCATTGCCGCTGATGTTGAACAAACCTGCTTGCCTTATCCCCAAGAAAACTTCGATTATATCATTCTGGCTGATGTTTTAGAGCATTTAAAAGATCCCTGGCAAGCCTTGGCCAATCTTCGGCCCTATCTAAAAGCAGACGGACAGATTCTGGCAAGTATCCCCAATGTGACGCATTTCACGGTGCTGCGCAGCCTGCTGCAGGGCAACTGGCATTATGTAGAGGCCGGCATTCTTGACCGGACACACCTGCGCTTTTTTACTCTGCCTGAAATTGTCAAGCTGTTTAATCAGGCCCAATATGGAATTATTCAATACCTGCCGCTGAGAATTTATGAAAGTGCGGCCGATCAGGCCTTTATTCAGCAGTTGGCGGCAGTTTCAAAAAATCCGCAATTATCCGAACAGGTCAGAGCGTATCAGTATTTGGTTAAGGCCGTCAAAGCGCCGGCGGCCGGAGTTTTGACGCCGCACCCGGTGATGGAGTTGCAGAAGCTGATTTTCCTGTTGCGCAGAATTGAGCAAAATATTCAGCCTGAAGAAAATCTACAAGTATTGTTCAGCTATCTTGATAACCGCCATGCCAGCCCTGACCAAATTGTCCAGGCCGCGCTGATTGGTCTGACGAATCCCGGTGAAAGCTTGCTTAAGCTGACCTTTGGCTGCATTAAGCACGGCTACAGGCAATATGCCCAGACTATCCTGGATCTGGCTCACGCCATTAGTCCCGGCAGTATGAACACCGGGCTGCAATGTCTGAGAGATATTCTAAAGGGCGCAAATCCGGCTGGACGGAACAAAACGGAGGTTAACCATGAATCCTAA
- a CDS encoding CatB-related O-acetyltransferase — protein MEFYCKDNPAYAAYSIGDWTYGNPQVLSWGEAATLTIGKFCSIADGVVIMLGGEHCADWVTTYPFSVLFPEAAHIAGHPKTKGNVAIGNDVWLGRNALILSGVTIHDGAVIGAGSIITKDVAPYSIVAGNPARHMKYRFDQPTINRLLEIQWWNWPLPKIIAEFPRLLAKPTADFLAPAGPLNSPDPCTCKD, from the coding sequence ATGGAGTTTTATTGCAAGGATAATCCTGCCTATGCCGCCTATTCGATTGGCGACTGGACCTATGGCAATCCGCAGGTATTGTCATGGGGCGAAGCCGCAACCCTGACAATCGGGAAATTTTGCTCAATTGCCGACGGAGTGGTGATCATGCTGGGCGGAGAACATTGCGCAGACTGGGTTACGACCTATCCGTTCAGTGTTTTATTTCCCGAAGCCGCCCATATTGCCGGGCATCCGAAAACCAAAGGCAATGTTGCCATCGGCAATGATGTGTGGTTAGGCAGAAACGCGCTTATTCTGTCGGGAGTTACCATTCACGACGGAGCGGTGATTGGCGCAGGGAGCATCATTACCAAAGACGTTGCTCCCTATTCCATTGTTGCCGGCAATCCCGCCCGTCATATGAAATACCGCTTTGACCAACCAACCATTAACCGACTGTTGGAAATTCAATGGTGGAATTGGCCGCTGCCTAAAATCATCGCCGAATTTCCCCGGCTGCTGGCAAAACCGACCGCTGACTTTCTTGCTCCGGCCGGTCCCTTAAACAGCCCTGATCCTTGCACCTGCAAGGACTAG
- a CDS encoding amino acid ABC transporter substrate-binding protein, whose protein sequence is MKKIIALVLSVMMLGLLAGCGSTETKAPAPKKIVIGLDDSFPPMGFRDEKNNIVGFDVDMAREAAKRLGLEVEFKAIDWSSKEAELNGKRIDALWNGMNITEERKKNVLFSEPYMESKQLIFVLAGSPIKSAADLAGKAVGVQQASIAEEVVTKDVQLKNSLKDFKQYPDFIAAFMDLKTGRLDAVITDEILGRYYLSKEAGQYVAIDQPLGEVGVYGVGFRKEDKKLRDKVQAILDEMKKDGTSAKISKQWFGEDIVK, encoded by the coding sequence ATGAAAAAAATAATTGCCTTGGTATTATCCGTGATGATGCTTGGACTGCTGGCAGGCTGTGGCAGTACCGAGACCAAAGCGCCGGCGCCGAAGAAAATTGTCATTGGGCTGGATGACAGCTTCCCGCCAATGGGTTTTAGGGATGAAAAAAATAATATTGTCGGCTTTGATGTGGATATGGCCAGAGAAGCGGCCAAAAGACTGGGCCTGGAGGTAGAATTCAAGGCCATTGACTGGAGCAGTAAAGAGGCTGAATTGAATGGTAAACGCATTGATGCCCTCTGGAACGGGATGAACATTACGGAGGAGCGCAAGAAAAATGTGTTGTTCAGCGAACCGTATATGGAAAGCAAGCAGCTGATCTTTGTGCTGGCAGGTTCGCCAATTAAGAGTGCGGCCGATCTGGCCGGTAAAGCGGTCGGCGTCCAGCAGGCCAGCATTGCAGAAGAAGTGGTGACCAAGGACGTCCAGCTTAAAAACTCCCTGAAAGACTTTAAACAATATCCAGATTTTATTGCCGCCTTTATGGATCTTAAGACCGGCCGGCTGGATGCCGTGATTACAGATGAAATTCTGGGGCGCTATTATCTGTCCAAAGAAGCCGGTCAGTATGTAGCAATTGACCAGCCGCTGGGCGAAGTCGGCGTTTATGGCGTTGGGTTTAGAAAAGAAGATAAGAAATTGCGGGATAAGGTTCAGGCCATTCTGGATGAGATGAAAAAAGACGGAACTTCCGCCAAAATATCAAAACAGTGGTTTGGCGAAGATATTGTTAAGTAA